A segment of the Vibrio sp. YMD68 genome:
CATTGATGAGGTACTTCAAAAATAGAGAGTTGCCAATCCCAACACTTTATTTAATGGGTGAGCAAGACTATATGTTTATTCAACCAGTCAAAGAAATGGTTGCGGCTCATCAAGATAGCAAACTGCTAGAAATACCTAATTGCGGTCATGTGTGTAATGTTGAGCGCCCGGAAGAATTTAATCGTTACTCGATAGAGTTTATTAAAAACTGCACTCGATAGGTTGATCCCACTCACGCAAGAATCCCACCCACGCAAGATCAATTAGGTGCTACACGAGCCTTATTCTGTAGCACCACGCCTTTTTTTCCTCAAGAATACGTTACCCTTCATTTTGCTTCGCAGAGTCACTCTTTCTTATTATCGTCATGGCTTTCTTGGTGATGATTGGAAATAACCCCAACAAAACAAACGATAGAATCACAGGCAAAGAGACAATGCCTGAAAGGCTTTCTATATTGGCGAGTTGGGTTCCCGCATTAAGATAGACGGCCGTACCCGGTAGCATACCGAGTTGACTCACGAGGTAGAATCTTAAAGCTGATATTGGCGTCAATCCCATCAAAAGGTTGATCAGAAAGAATGGAACAACAGGGATAAGGCGCAGTGAAAAAAGATAAAACGCGCCGTCTTTTTCTACCCCTTCATTAATTGTAGAGAGTTTGGAGCCGAATTTTTTTTGAACCCATTCCTTCAACAAAAATCGACTACTAAGAAAGGCAAGCGTTGCGCCTATTGAGCTGGCAAAAGAAACCAAAACCAGGCTGGTCCAAAACCCAAACAGCGCGGCACCTAATAGAGTTACAACCGCAGCACCTGGGATAGAAAATGCGACCACAACGATATAAATTGCAAAGTAGCTTAGAGCTGCGATTGCAAAGTTGGATTCAATAATATTACTCAATGATTCTTGCTGTGACTTTGCATTCTCTAAAGTCAAAAGGTGCCCGTAATTTATCGTAAGAAATAGAATGGTGCCGATCAGAAAAATGGCAAAGAGTATTTTTTTATTCATAGTTATAGAACCTGTAAGGTGATGTGCGTATAGAGAACCGTATTAGGGTAAAAAAATTTCAAGTATCAATAGAATAAACAGATTCAAATTTTGATGCCGATAATGAGACATAAAAAAACCAACATATGAATGTTGGTTTTTTGAGTTATCTTAATCGATTCGCGAGTTCTTCCCGTCTCTCTTGGGGAATAACAGACCAGTGAGTCCCCTTAATAGCACCTTCTAGCGCCCAAAGGAGCTCCAAGCCCACATCTGATGGGTGAGATTGCTGAATGGCCTTATAAGCGGCTACAGAGCCTTGCTCCTCAAGAGTTGCCACAGAATCAATCCCCGCTTTTTTCAGCATTCTTTCCGTTGCTAACCTAAGATTTGGTAAATCCTTAAGGCGATCCGGTTTTGCAGATGCTTGGCTTTCTTTTTCTTTCTTTGCGATCTCTAATGAGCTTTTTGCTTCAGCGAGAGTGGCTGCGGAATCTGACATCCAATCATCAGGTAACGCATAATATTTGGTTACGACAGGGTGTCCGCGCTTTTTATAGACATATGGCATATAGCCTTGCTGCTTGAACTTTTTAACGGCAATGCTATCGGCTCTTATGTGAAGTTTGTCATTTACAACAAGTGCAAACATTGTGTCTTCAACAAAAATACCGAAACCGCCAAACATTGAACGAGACTTTACTCGTCCAAGCTGTTCAAACAGCCTCATTGAGTCTTTTAGTATTGGTTTATCCATGCTGTATGTTCTCGGTGTATGTTAAATACGCCACCAAATCAGGTCCGAGAGGTTAGCAAAATATGCAGAAACTGTGTCATTTACGGGTAAATTTTATGTTTGCATTGCTTGCCATCGGTAACCCCGCTACCTACCAACTCCTGTGATAAACAGAATGTTTGGTTAAGGCCGGAGGCTTTGCGTCCCACCCTTTCAAGTGGTTTGCCCTGTGCGTGACTAAAAATAAAGCTTTGATCAATCTGAATGAATATCACTAAACCGCTTGGTTACTGTGATGTTCATCCAACAAATTCATCTCAATAATGAGTCTAAACTATAACATATAATTAGCAAGTAAAGAAAAGCCAGTCAACACAGCCTACTTATTGAGATCCTTTACGGTGTTTCGTTCTACGATTTCAGGGTGCATCTCAAATATGCGCTTTTCATGATCTTTATCTTTGATTCTCTCAAGCAAAATTTCAAATGCATTTTTACCTACACGACGTTTGGGTTGGTGTACGGTCGTTAGTGGAGGCGAAAAGTATTCAGCAAGCTCAATATTGTCATAACCGATGACAGAGATATCGTTAGGAACGTTAATCCCTTTTTGCCCTAAGCGACTGATTAAACCGAGAGCCATCGTGTCGTTGAAACAGAAAATGGCCGTTGGTTTGTTGTCCATCGCTGCAATTTGGTCTGCCGCTAAGACAGCAGTATCACACTCAAAGTTACCTTCTAAGATCCAATCTTCATCGATTTTCAGGTTGGCTTCTGTCAATGCACGCTTAAAGCCTAAAATGCGCTCTTGGCATGCTGCTTTTTCAAAATGCCCGCTGAGACAAGCAATATCTTTATGGCCTTTATCAATCAGGTATTTTGTGGCGAGATAACCCCCTTCTTCTGAATTATCGATTATTTTATCGGCCTGGGAGCTTTCCGGGCCCCAATCCATCACAACCTTTGGAATGGTTGAGTGACGGTCAAGCATTTCTCGGAGTTCTTCAGTAAGGTCCGAACACATGACAAGAATGCCATCCACTCGTTTTTCGGCCAGCATTCGAATATAGTCACGCTGTTTTTCATAGATACCGCCGGTGTTACAAAGAATCAGCGTGTAGCCTTGGCGATAACAATAGCTTTCAACACCGTCAATGACTTCAGAAAAGAAAAGGTTTGTAGATTGAGTGACCAGCATACCAATCGTACGTGTTGTATTGCATTTTAAGCTGCGGGCAACGGCACTTGGGGCGTAGTTGAGTTCTTCAACGGCTTTATTCACTTTTTCTTGTGTCGTTTCTGCCACGAATCGCGTTTTATTGATAACGTGAGAAACCGTGGTCGTTGATACGCCAGCTAAGCGAGCAACATCTTTAATTGTGGCCATAATTCTTTTCCTGTTAATTGCTGTTGCAATTCCATTCACTAACAAAGCGTTTCAGTGCTTACATGAGCAAAAACATCTTACATCAGTAAAAACACAAAAACCGCCAATAATAGCGGTTAGTTAGTCATTCTTTTGTCGTTATTATTTTAATTTTAGACTTCATGTGAAGTACAAGCAATGAAAAGCGGTCATATTCGCGTGATCTAAAACTACAATTAGACAATATCATGGTGTTTATATTGAGTTTTTACTCGCCAGCTAAGTATTGGCAATCGAGTTCCAGAAAAGCACCCATCAATTCAGATACCGCAGCATAGAAACCGAAATCATCCAATTGCTGACATTTATGAGCAAATTGCGGGACCCAAGATAACAAGTAGGTTGAGATAAACTGTTTTTGCTCAATCAGTGCTTGGTCAAGATGCTTTTCGATTTCAACTTCATTGGAACGGATAATCAGGTGACCTAAAAAATCAAGTTCAATAGCGATATGATCAGCCGGTTCATTGAGGGTTTCATGAACGGTCACATTATGCTTCGCCATCAGCTCAGCCATTTCCTTTGCAGGAGTATCATTGAGTATCCCAGCCTCGCCAATATAAATTGACGCGTATGGCAGAGCTGAATCTTTATCTGACTTTAAAAATAGGTCACAAAAATCAGCAGATAACTCAAGTTGCGCATCTTCTCTGTCTTGCAGTCGATTCAGTGCGTCAACGAGTTTATCAATCGCAGGTTTTAATGATGGGTTCTCTCCCAAACCAGTGAGGAAAGCTCTAATCTGAGCAGACTGGTACTGTTCGATATCCGCTTCGGTGAGCTCCTTGGCGAATAGGCTAGATAGCCACCAGTAGATTTCAGCCCGTTTTTCGTTGAATGCTTTTGTTTCTTGCATTGTCATTAGCCTTAACAGAAATTATCTTTCTAGTTTAGCGAATAAAAATGAATAGGGTTACTTAAGAGTGTGATAAATATTGTGAAATTATGTCGTATTATGAACAGATTCAGCGAGCTTGTTTTGAATCAATAAACTTGCAAGATTTGTCCAAA
Coding sequences within it:
- a CDS encoding TfoX/Sxy family DNA transformation protein, which gives rise to MDKPILKDSMRLFEQLGRVKSRSMFGGFGIFVEDTMFALVVNDKLHIRADSIAVKKFKQQGYMPYVYKKRGHPVVTKYYALPDDWMSDSAATLAEAKSSLEIAKKEKESQASAKPDRLKDLPNLRLATERMLKKAGIDSVATLEEQGSVAAYKAIQQSHPSDVGLELLWALEGAIKGTHWSVIPQERREELANRLR
- the purR gene encoding HTH-type transcriptional repressor PurR; amino-acid sequence: MATIKDVARLAGVSTTTVSHVINKTRFVAETTQEKVNKAVEELNYAPSAVARSLKCNTTRTIGMLVTQSTNLFFSEVIDGVESYCYRQGYTLILCNTGGIYEKQRDYIRMLAEKRVDGILVMCSDLTEELREMLDRHSTIPKVVMDWGPESSQADKIIDNSEEGGYLATKYLIDKGHKDIACLSGHFEKAACQERILGFKRALTEANLKIDEDWILEGNFECDTAVLAADQIAAMDNKPTAIFCFNDTMALGLISRLGQKGINVPNDISVIGYDNIELAEYFSPPLTTVHQPKRRVGKNAFEILLERIKDKDHEKRIFEMHPEIVERNTVKDLNK
- the torD gene encoding molecular chaperone TorD; amino-acid sequence: MQETKAFNEKRAEIYWWLSSLFAKELTEADIEQYQSAQIRAFLTGLGENPSLKPAIDKLVDALNRLQDREDAQLELSADFCDLFLKSDKDSALPYASIYIGEAGILNDTPAKEMAELMAKHNVTVHETLNEPADHIAIELDFLGHLIIRSNEVEIEKHLDQALIEQKQFISTYLLSWVPQFAHKCQQLDDFGFYAAVSELMGAFLELDCQYLAGE
- a CDS encoding TVP38/TMEM64 family protein; protein product: MNKKILFAIFLIGTILFLTINYGHLLTLENAKSQQESLSNIIESNFAIAALSYFAIYIVVVAFSIPGAAVVTLLGAALFGFWTSLVLVSFASSIGATLAFLSSRFLLKEWVQKKFGSKLSTINEGVEKDGAFYLFSLRLIPVVPFFLINLLMGLTPISALRFYLVSQLGMLPGTAVYLNAGTQLANIESLSGIVSLPVILSFVLLGLFPIITKKAMTIIRKSDSAKQNEG